One Peterkaempfera bronchialis DNA window includes the following coding sequences:
- a CDS encoding phytoene desaturase family protein has product MAVASPRYDAVIVGGGHNGLVAAAYLARAGRRVLVLERLGQAGGAAVSTQAFPGVDARLSRYSYLVSLLPRKVARDLGLRVELRRRRISSYTPAVRGGGPTGLLVDAADPDRTRESFRALTGSDREWQSWQRFYGMTARIAERVFPTLTEPLPSRAELRRQVGDDTAWGALFERPLGETVEAVFTDDLVRGVVLTDALIGTFTHAHDESLRQNRCFLYHVIGNGTGDWDVPVGGMGAVTGALEAAARAAGAEIRTGCEVTAISTDDRADGTAHAEVTYRHRDGEGRAVGRRVLVNAAPSVLERLLGEEPSAPAPEGAQLKVNMVLRRLPRLRDSAVDPREAFAGTFHIAESYGQLETAYREAAAGRVPQAPPSEIYCHSLSDPSILGPGLAEQGCHTLTLFGLHMPARLFGDPAAKQRALAATLAQLDAVLAEPIADCLALDAEGRPCLEAKTPPDLEREVGLPGGHIFHRDLAFPFHDGDREETPAARWGVATAHPSVLLCGAGAVRGGGVSGIPGHNAAMAVLEGA; this is encoded by the coding sequence GTGGCAGTTGCTTCACCCCGCTATGACGCCGTGATCGTCGGCGGTGGCCACAACGGGCTGGTGGCGGCGGCCTACCTGGCGCGGGCGGGCCGCCGGGTGCTGGTGCTGGAGCGGCTGGGGCAGGCGGGCGGGGCGGCCGTCTCCACGCAGGCGTTCCCGGGGGTGGACGCCCGGCTGTCGCGCTACTCGTACCTGGTGAGCCTGCTGCCCCGGAAGGTGGCCCGCGACCTGGGTCTGCGGGTGGAGCTGCGGCGCCGCCGGATCTCCTCGTACACCCCCGCCGTGCGCGGCGGCGGGCCGACCGGGCTGCTGGTGGACGCGGCGGACCCGGACCGGACCCGGGAGTCCTTCCGGGCGCTGACCGGCTCCGACCGGGAGTGGCAGTCCTGGCAGCGCTTCTACGGGATGACCGCCCGGATCGCCGAGCGGGTCTTCCCCACCCTCACCGAGCCGCTGCCCTCGCGGGCCGAGCTGCGGCGGCAGGTCGGGGACGACACGGCGTGGGGTGCGCTCTTCGAACGGCCGCTGGGCGAGACCGTGGAGGCGGTCTTCACCGACGACCTGGTACGCGGCGTGGTGCTGACCGACGCGCTGATCGGCACCTTCACCCACGCCCATGACGAGTCGCTGCGGCAGAACCGCTGCTTCCTCTACCACGTGATCGGCAATGGCACCGGCGACTGGGACGTCCCGGTGGGCGGCATGGGCGCCGTGACGGGGGCGCTGGAGGCCGCCGCGCGGGCGGCCGGTGCGGAGATCCGGACCGGCTGCGAGGTGACCGCGATCAGCACCGACGACCGGGCCGACGGGACCGCCCACGCCGAGGTGACCTACCGCCACCGGGACGGCGAGGGCCGGGCGGTCGGGCGGCGGGTGCTGGTGAACGCGGCGCCGTCGGTGCTGGAGCGGCTGCTCGGCGAGGAACCGTCGGCGCCCGCCCCGGAGGGCGCCCAGCTGAAGGTCAATATGGTGCTGCGCCGCCTCCCCCGGCTGCGGGACTCCGCCGTGGACCCCCGGGAAGCCTTCGCCGGTACCTTCCACATCGCCGAGTCCTACGGGCAGCTGGAGACCGCCTACCGGGAGGCCGCGGCCGGGCGGGTGCCGCAGGCCCCGCCGTCGGAGATTTACTGCCACTCCCTCTCCGACCCGTCGATCCTCGGGCCCGGCCTCGCGGAGCAGGGCTGCCACACCCTCACCCTCTTCGGGCTGCATATGCCCGCCCGGCTCTTCGGCGACCCCGCCGCCAAGCAGCGGGCGCTGGCGGCGACGCTGGCGCAGCTGGACGCGGTGCTCGCCGAGCCGATCGCCGACTGCCTCGCCCTGGACGCCGAGGGCCGCCCGTGCCTGGAGGCGAAGACCCCGCCGGACCTGGAGCGGGAGGTGGGCCTGCCGGGCGGCCATATCTTCCACCGCGACCTGGCATTCCCGTTCCACGACGGCGACCGGGAGGAGACCCCGGCCGCCCGCTGGGGGGTCGCCACGGCGCACCCGTCGGTGCTGCTCTGCGGCGCCGGAGCGGTCCGGGGCGGCGGGGTGAGCGGCATCCCGGGGCACAACGCGGCGATGGCCGTACTGGAGGGTGCGTGA
- the yaaA gene encoding peroxide stress protein YaaA, translating into MLVLLPPSEGKAASGEGGPLDPAGLALPALNPARERVLDALTALCAEGDGAEAMRVLGLSEGLRGELARNAGLRTAPALPAGRLYTGVLYDALDLAALAPAARAAAERSLLVFSGLWGALRITDRVPPYRCSMGVKLPPLGALGPYWRAAMAEVLPEAAGEGLVLDLRSSAYAAAWRPTGAVASRTATVRVLHEREVAGVVKRSVVSHFNKATKGRLLRDLLQAGAEPRDPGELAVALRDLTYTVEQQPAAAGKPVPLDVVVTEL; encoded by the coding sequence GTGCTTGTCCTGCTGCCGCCGTCCGAGGGCAAGGCCGCTTCGGGGGAAGGCGGGCCGCTGGACCCGGCCGGGCTGGCGCTGCCCGCACTGAACCCGGCCCGGGAGCGGGTGCTGGACGCGCTGACGGCGCTCTGCGCAGAGGGGGACGGCGCCGAGGCCATGCGGGTGCTGGGGCTGAGCGAGGGGCTGCGCGGCGAGCTGGCCAGGAACGCCGGGCTGCGGACGGCTCCGGCGCTGCCGGCCGGGCGGCTCTACACGGGGGTGCTGTACGACGCGCTGGACCTGGCCGCGCTGGCCCCGGCCGCACGGGCGGCGGCGGAGCGGTCGCTGCTGGTCTTCTCCGGGTTGTGGGGCGCCCTGCGGATCACCGACCGGGTGCCGCCGTACCGCTGCTCGATGGGCGTGAAGCTGCCGCCGCTGGGCGCGCTCGGCCCGTACTGGCGGGCGGCCATGGCCGAGGTGCTGCCGGAGGCGGCCGGGGAGGGCCTGGTGCTGGACCTGCGGTCGAGCGCCTATGCGGCGGCGTGGCGGCCCACCGGTGCGGTGGCGTCCCGGACGGCGACCGTGCGGGTGCTGCATGAGCGGGAGGTCGCCGGGGTGGTGAAGCGGTCGGTGGTGAGCCACTTCAACAAGGCGACCAAGGGGCGGCTGCTGCGCGACCTGCTCCAGGCCGGCGCGGAGCCGCGCGACCCCGGGGAGCTGGCGGTGGCGCTGCGCGACCTCACGTACACGGTCGAGCAGCAGCCGGCCGCCGCCGGGAAGCCGGTGCCGCTGGATGTGGTGGTCACCGAGCTGTGA
- a CDS encoding bifunctional RNase H/acid phosphatase, giving the protein MAERRLVVEADGGSRGNPGPAGYGAVVRDGDTGQIIAEAAEYIGRATNNVAEYRGLIAGLRAAHAVDPDARVDVRMDSKLVVEQMSGRWKIKHPDMQPLAAEARTVFPRGRVSYAWIPRERNKDADRLANEAMDAGKAGRQWEPKAAAASAVAGRPAPAAEEEPQPPVRPAGWAGDLGTATTFVLLRHGETHLTPEKRFSGSGGSDPELSDKGHWQAERAAAALAARGTVQVVVSSPLKRARQTAEAVADRLGLEVRIDEGLRETDFGAWEGLTFAEVQQRHPADLAAWLASPKAAPTGGESFAATARRVALSRDKLLARHTGRTVLLVTHVTPVKTLVRLALGAPPESLFRMELSAASLSAVQYYADGNTSVRLLNDTGHLR; this is encoded by the coding sequence ATGGCGGAGCGCAGGCTTGTCGTGGAGGCCGACGGCGGCTCCCGGGGGAACCCGGGCCCGGCCGGATACGGCGCCGTCGTCCGCGACGGCGACACCGGGCAGATCATCGCCGAGGCCGCCGAGTACATCGGCCGTGCCACCAACAACGTCGCCGAGTACCGGGGGCTGATCGCCGGGCTGCGGGCCGCGCACGCCGTCGACCCGGACGCCCGGGTCGACGTCCGGATGGACTCCAAGCTGGTCGTCGAGCAGATGTCCGGCCGCTGGAAGATCAAGCACCCGGACATGCAGCCGCTCGCCGCCGAGGCGCGCACCGTCTTCCCGCGCGGCCGGGTGTCGTACGCCTGGATCCCCCGCGAGCGGAACAAGGACGCCGACCGGCTCGCCAACGAGGCCATGGACGCGGGCAAGGCCGGTCGGCAGTGGGAGCCCAAGGCCGCTGCCGCTTCTGCTGTGGCCGGGCGGCCTGCGCCGGCCGCCGAGGAGGAGCCGCAGCCGCCCGTACGGCCCGCAGGCTGGGCCGGCGACCTCGGCACCGCCACCACCTTTGTGCTGCTGCGGCACGGAGAGACCCACCTGACGCCGGAGAAGCGGTTCTCCGGCAGTGGCGGCAGCGACCCCGAACTGTCCGACAAGGGCCACTGGCAGGCCGAGCGGGCCGCCGCCGCGCTCGCCGCCCGGGGCACCGTCCAGGTCGTCGTCTCCTCCCCGCTGAAGCGCGCCCGGCAGACCGCAGAGGCCGTCGCGGACCGGCTCGGCCTGGAGGTGCGGATCGACGAGGGGCTGCGGGAGACCGACTTCGGCGCCTGGGAGGGCCTGACCTTCGCCGAGGTGCAGCAGCGCCACCCCGCCGACCTGGCCGCCTGGCTGGCCTCCCCGAAGGCCGCCCCGACCGGCGGCGAGAGCTTCGCCGCCACCGCCCGCCGGGTCGCCCTCTCCCGCGACAAGCTGCTGGCCCGCCACACCGGCCGCACCGTGCTGCTGGTCACCCATGTCACCCCGGTCAAGACCCTGGTGCGGCTCGCCCTGGGCGCCCCGCCGGAGTCGCTCTTCCGGATGGAGCTCTCGGCGGCCTCGCTCTCCGCCGTGCAGTACTACGCGGACGGCAACACCTCGGTACGGCTGCTCAACGACACCGGCCACCTGCGCTGA
- a CDS encoding zinc ribbon domain-containing protein, which translates to MNAAPADQIRLLDLQALDSRLDQLAHRRRSLPEHAEIEKASADHTALRDLVVAAETQLGDTAREQTKAEQDVEQVRARAVRNQQRLDSGAITSPKDLENLQHEIGSLAKRQSDLEDVVLEVMERLESAQGRVTELTARLEHASVVLDEAVTRRDAGYAEIDADAAKVARDRETVAAVIPADLMKLYTRLREQQGGIGAARLYQRRCEGCRVELSTADINEIKAQPKDAVVRCENCGRILIRTSDSGI; encoded by the coding sequence CTGAACGCCGCGCCCGCCGACCAGATCCGCCTGCTGGACCTTCAGGCCCTCGACTCCCGGCTCGACCAGCTGGCGCACCGGCGCCGCAGCCTGCCCGAGCACGCCGAGATCGAGAAGGCCAGCGCCGACCACACCGCGCTGCGCGACCTGGTGGTGGCCGCCGAGACGCAGCTCGGCGACACCGCCCGCGAGCAGACCAAGGCCGAGCAGGACGTGGAGCAGGTCCGCGCCCGTGCCGTCCGCAACCAGCAGCGGCTGGACTCCGGCGCCATCACCTCGCCCAAGGACCTGGAGAACCTCCAGCATGAGATCGGCTCGCTGGCCAAGCGCCAGTCCGACCTGGAGGACGTCGTCCTGGAGGTGATGGAGCGGCTGGAGTCCGCCCAGGGCCGGGTCACCGAGCTGACCGCCCGGCTGGAGCACGCCTCGGTGGTCCTGGACGAGGCCGTCACCCGCCGCGACGCCGGGTACGCCGAGATCGACGCCGACGCCGCCAAGGTCGCCCGGGACCGGGAGACCGTCGCCGCCGTCATCCCCGCCGACCTGATGAAGCTCTACACCCGGCTGCGCGAGCAGCAGGGCGGCATCGGCGCAGCCCGCCTCTACCAGCGGCGCTGCGAGGGCTGCCGGGTGGAGCTGTCCACCGCCGACATCAACGAGATCAAGGCGCAGCCCAAGGACGCGGTGGTGCGGTGCGAGAACTGCGGCCGCATCCTGATCCGCACCTCCGACTCGGGCATCTGA
- a CDS encoding Nif3-like dinuclear metal center hexameric protein gives MPTLSDVISVLDQLYPPRWAESWDAVGLVCGDPYAEVSRVLLAVDPVQAVVDQAVAWDADLVITHHPLYLRGTTSVAATTFKGRVVHTLISNGIALHVAHTNADHADPGVSDALAEAIGLRVTGPLVADPTDPAGRRGTGRIGELPAPEPLSAFAARVAAGLPATATGVRVAGDPDRPVSRVAVCGGSGDSLFAEVRAAGVDAYVTADLRHHPASEASEAAPVALVDAAHWATEWPWLRLAERDLAALAESRGWALEIKVSELVTDPWTAHAPMPYPTD, from the coding sequence GTGCCCACACTGTCCGACGTCATCAGCGTGCTCGACCAGCTCTACCCGCCCCGGTGGGCGGAGTCCTGGGACGCCGTGGGCCTGGTCTGCGGCGACCCGTACGCCGAGGTGTCCCGGGTGCTGCTGGCGGTGGACCCCGTACAGGCCGTGGTGGACCAGGCCGTGGCCTGGGACGCCGACCTGGTGATCACCCACCATCCGCTCTATCTGCGCGGTACCACCAGCGTCGCGGCGACCACCTTCAAGGGCCGCGTGGTGCACACCCTGATCAGCAACGGCATCGCCCTGCATGTCGCCCACACCAACGCCGACCACGCCGACCCGGGCGTCTCCGACGCCCTCGCCGAGGCGATCGGGCTGCGGGTCACCGGGCCGCTGGTGGCGGACCCGACCGACCCCGCCGGGCGTCGCGGCACCGGCCGGATCGGAGAGCTGCCCGCGCCCGAGCCGCTCTCCGCCTTCGCCGCCCGGGTCGCGGCCGGACTGCCCGCCACCGCCACGGGGGTGCGGGTCGCGGGCGACCCGGACCGGCCGGTCTCGCGGGTCGCGGTCTGCGGCGGCTCCGGCGACAGCCTCTTCGCCGAGGTCCGCGCCGCCGGGGTGGACGCCTATGTCACCGCCGACCTGCGCCACCACCCGGCCTCCGAGGCGTCCGAGGCCGCGCCCGTCGCCCTGGTCGACGCCGCGCACTGGGCCACCGAGTGGCCCTGGCTGCGGCTGGCCGAGCGCGACCTGGCCGCCCTGGCCGAGAGCCGCGGCTGGGCGCTGGAGATCAAGGTCTCCGAGCTGGTCACCGACCCGTGGACGGCCCACGCGCCCATGCCGTACCCCACCGACTGA
- a CDS encoding tetratricopeptide repeat protein, with translation MSADALALAEHWLERGRPDRALDELSRLTGEGAVSRHAFRVRALAHHLADDDQAAVDIARSGLAAHGPDAGLLGVLAQSLADLGRTAEAEHACLSGLTLEPQNAWLLCTYARLCAFAGQHDKARQLVDRAAAHDPGSRPVAHTRVVLAIARGDHAEAERLTAALLAADPDDVGAHALRGLAASHRGDPGAAYAGFRAAAAGNPQNRHMVDAARELRAANHWLLRPLRPFQRFSVFQIWITVVLIQFGLRAVGLGAVALPLALAWLAFCAYSWIAPPIVRRLMRKGLL, from the coding sequence GTGAGCGCCGACGCGCTGGCGCTGGCCGAGCACTGGCTGGAGCGCGGCCGACCCGACCGGGCGCTGGACGAGCTGAGCCGGCTCACCGGCGAGGGCGCGGTGTCGCGGCATGCCTTCCGGGTCCGCGCGCTGGCCCACCACCTGGCCGACGACGACCAGGCCGCCGTCGACATCGCCCGCAGCGGACTGGCCGCCCACGGCCCCGACGCCGGGCTGCTGGGCGTGCTCGCCCAGTCCCTCGCCGACCTGGGCCGCACCGCCGAGGCCGAGCACGCCTGCCTGAGCGGGCTGACCCTGGAGCCGCAGAACGCCTGGCTGCTCTGCACCTACGCCCGGCTGTGCGCCTTCGCCGGGCAGCACGACAAGGCCCGGCAGCTGGTGGACCGCGCCGCCGCCCACGACCCCGGCTCCCGCCCGGTCGCCCACACCCGGGTGGTGCTGGCCATCGCCCGGGGCGACCACGCCGAGGCGGAGCGGCTCACCGCCGCGCTGCTCGCCGCCGATCCCGACGACGTCGGCGCGCATGCGCTGCGCGGCCTGGCCGCCTCGCACCGGGGCGACCCGGGCGCCGCCTACGCGGGATTCCGCGCGGCGGCGGCGGGCAACCCGCAGAACCGGCACATGGTGGACGCCGCCCGCGAGCTGCGCGCCGCCAACCACTGGCTGCTGCGCCCGCTGCGGCCCTTCCAGCGGTTCAGCGTCTTCCAGATCTGGATCACCGTGGTGCTGATCCAGTTCGGGCTGCGGGCGGTCGGCCTGGGGGCGGTGGCCCTGCCGCTGGCCCTCGCCTGGCTGGCGTTCTGCGCGTACTCCTGGATCGCACCGCCGATCGTCCGCCGGCTGATGAGGAAGGGACTGCTGTGA
- a CDS encoding ATP-binding protein — protein sequence MSEERIESLRRAVEASPDDTMLRLILAEALLAADLGEQSLLHFEVLLQARALPAESLLQVGGAALEADRLDLARACLEAARQAGVVEGVAALQRRVEDRLAERSGADRLRVLADGAGDPGGGPDGDAGPESTTFADVGGMTEVKKLIHRMVVLPRSRPELFARYGRRAGGGVLLYGPPGCGKTLLARATAGECGLPFLNVRIEDVIDPYQGVSERNLHQAFETARAVGPCVLFLDELDGLAYARHKHRGSEARRLVDVLLQELDAIGSDNTGLTVMAATNAPWDVDEAMLRPGRFDRVVFVPPPDEPARTDILRVHTAELPSQGTVDTGAVAARTSLFSGADLRAVVERAVDELIEESLRTGGEPPLDTPGLLAAAERVRPSTLEWLQRAKAYVEFANQSERYEDVAAYLRTREVRRRLPKGE from the coding sequence GTGAGCGAGGAACGGATCGAGTCACTGCGGCGGGCGGTCGAGGCCAGCCCGGACGACACCATGCTGCGGCTGATCCTCGCCGAGGCGCTGCTCGCCGCAGACCTGGGCGAGCAGTCGCTGCTCCACTTCGAGGTGCTGCTCCAGGCACGGGCGCTGCCCGCCGAGTCGCTGCTCCAGGTCGGCGGGGCCGCCCTGGAGGCCGACCGGCTGGACCTGGCGCGGGCCTGCCTGGAGGCCGCCCGGCAGGCGGGCGTGGTGGAGGGGGTGGCCGCGCTTCAGCGGCGGGTGGAGGACCGGCTGGCGGAGCGCAGCGGCGCCGACCGGCTGCGGGTGCTCGCCGACGGCGCGGGCGACCCGGGCGGCGGTCCGGACGGCGACGCGGGCCCCGAGTCGACCACCTTCGCCGATGTGGGCGGCATGACCGAGGTCAAGAAGCTGATCCACCGGATGGTGGTGCTCCCCCGCTCCCGGCCCGAGCTGTTCGCCCGGTACGGCCGCCGGGCCGGCGGCGGGGTGCTGCTGTACGGGCCGCCGGGGTGCGGCAAGACGCTGCTGGCGCGGGCGACGGCCGGCGAGTGCGGGCTGCCGTTCCTCAATGTCCGTATCGAGGATGTGATCGACCCCTACCAGGGGGTCTCCGAGCGCAATCTGCACCAGGCGTTCGAGACGGCCCGCGCGGTCGGCCCCTGTGTGCTCTTCCTGGACGAGCTCGACGGGTTGGCGTACGCGCGCCACAAGCACCGTGGCTCGGAGGCGCGGCGGCTGGTGGACGTACTGCTCCAGGAGTTGGACGCGATCGGCTCCGACAACACCGGGCTGACGGTGATGGCCGCGACCAACGCCCCCTGGGACGTGGACGAGGCGATGCTGCGGCCGGGCCGCTTCGACCGGGTGGTCTTCGTACCGCCGCCGGACGAGCCCGCCCGGACGGACATCCTGCGGGTGCACACCGCCGAGCTGCCGTCGCAGGGCACGGTGGACACCGGGGCGGTGGCCGCCCGCACCTCGCTCTTCTCCGGCGCGGACCTGCGGGCCGTGGTGGAGCGGGCGGTGGACGAGCTGATCGAGGAGTCGCTGCGGACCGGCGGCGAGCCGCCGCTGGACACGCCCGGCCTGCTGGCGGCGGCGGAGCGGGTGCGGCCCTCCACGCTGGAGTGGCTGCAACGGGCCAAGGCGTATGTGGAGTTCGCCAACCAGAGTGAGCGCTACGAGGATGTGGCGGCCTATCTGCGGACGCGTGAGGTGCGGCGCCGACTGCCCAAGGGCGAGTGA
- a CDS encoding 4-hydroxybenzoate 3-monooxygenase: protein MPGTVRERTTVVVVGAGPAGLTVAGLLLRLGIPCTVLERRPRSRVEQRQRAGIVEHRAVRMFEEWGLAERVVGGFPYDGVLEVRVDGESRLLDETGLAERLEARLCPQQVLVQRLIAACLEDGGDLRFEAAEVTLHGVTGEQPVVRYRDADGVAHEIACDLVAGCDGDHGVSRASIPDGVLTAYPFDHGIAWLTVLADAAPPRHPLLAVSRHGFAAHFARGPRASRFYLQVPLGDGPDDWPEDRVRQQLRARLGSDDGPPPGTVTEKEVFRLRSVVHEPMSHGRLHLVGDAAHIISPMGGKGMNLALYEAEVFARAVRDLVRDGDDAGLRSYSAVCLQRAWNYQEFSRWMTEMLHDAGDDTRTGPFRRRLARARLDRLSTSRASAGAFAELMAGLA, encoded by the coding sequence ATGCCGGGGACCGTACGTGAACGGACGACCGTGGTGGTGGTCGGGGCGGGGCCGGCCGGGCTGACCGTCGCCGGTCTGCTGCTGCGGCTGGGCATCCCCTGCACGGTGCTGGAGCGCCGACCGCGCTCCCGGGTCGAGCAGCGGCAGCGGGCGGGCATCGTGGAGCACCGCGCCGTGCGGATGTTCGAGGAGTGGGGGCTGGCCGAGCGGGTCGTCGGCGGCTTCCCGTACGACGGCGTGCTGGAGGTCCGGGTGGACGGCGAGAGCCGCCTGCTGGACGAGACCGGCCTGGCCGAGCGGCTGGAGGCCCGGCTCTGCCCGCAGCAGGTGCTGGTGCAGCGGCTGATCGCGGCCTGCCTGGAGGACGGCGGCGATCTGCGGTTCGAGGCGGCCGAGGTGACGCTTCATGGGGTGACCGGGGAGCAGCCGGTGGTCCGCTACCGGGACGCCGACGGCGTGGCGCATGAGATCGCCTGCGACCTGGTCGCCGGCTGCGACGGCGACCACGGGGTCAGCCGCGCCTCCATACCCGACGGCGTGCTGACCGCCTATCCGTTCGACCATGGGATCGCCTGGCTGACCGTGCTGGCCGACGCCGCACCGCCGCGCCACCCGCTGCTGGCGGTCAGCCGCCACGGCTTCGCCGCCCACTTCGCCCGGGGCCCCCGCGCCAGCCGCTTCTACCTCCAGGTCCCGCTCGGCGACGGCCCGGACGACTGGCCGGAGGACCGCGTCCGGCAGCAGTTGCGCGCCCGGCTCGGCAGTGACGACGGCCCGCCGCCCGGCACGGTCACCGAGAAGGAGGTCTTCCGGCTCCGCAGCGTGGTCCATGAGCCGATGAGCCACGGCCGGCTCCATCTGGTGGGCGACGCGGCCCACATCATCTCGCCGATGGGCGGCAAGGGCATGAATCTCGCGCTCTACGAGGCCGAGGTCTTCGCCCGCGCCGTACGGGACCTGGTGCGGGACGGCGATGACGCGGGGCTGCGCTCCTACTCGGCGGTCTGCCTGCAACGGGCCTGGAACTACCAGGAGTTCTCCCGCTGGATGACCGAGATGCTGCATGACGCGGGCGACGACACCCGGACCGGCCCGTTCCGCCGCCGACTGGCCCGGGCCCGGCTGGACCGGCTCTCCACCTCCCGGGCCTCGGCCGGCGCCTTCGCCGAGCTGATGGCCGGACTGGCCTGA
- a CDS encoding protein kinase domain-containing protein produces the protein MGKGTPRRTTGGWTPVEVARAAVAGTGGGDGGWGFAADALRCTVRPPGHRVRARGRRIHVRVGAGRDSARAAQVLAGVARIAAADPCAFTVTADCGEITLHPDDDAHYIRLVQALHGAAERLSGLGPDPGPGPEVELTPGPVLIGPRHRRADPGRGYVLTATVRHGPAGSVHLGRSTATGADVVVKQALGRSAREALRHEAELLRRLDGSGLTPRPLELVRQADRLLLVQERIPGRPLGAWVAARLTRDGAPDVPWEAARPMAAALVDLVERLHAHDLVLRGLTPENVMVRPDGGLRLVNLRPAAATGSVVRCAGTPGYLPPEDRRPRRGLRSARPGDLPAGSCLAQPTGDLFALGGLFFLLATGHDPLLPDGPGPRPAEDRLARWLALAARTGRTARRLAPAVLGLRRSDPGERMGLGEVRRLLCDGTPRPSSAAPPPAHHPAAPDRIPRDGSHAARHPHPTRAATP, from the coding sequence ATGGGGAAGGGCACACCGCGCCGTACGACGGGTGGCTGGACGCCGGTGGAGGTCGCACGGGCGGCCGTGGCCGGCACCGGGGGCGGTGACGGCGGATGGGGGTTCGCCGCCGACGCCCTGCGGTGCACGGTCCGGCCGCCCGGCCACCGGGTCCGCGCCCGGGGTCGGCGGATCCACGTCCGCGTCGGCGCCGGTCGCGACTCCGCACGGGCGGCCCAGGTGCTGGCCGGGGTGGCCCGGATCGCGGCGGCCGACCCCTGCGCCTTCACCGTCACCGCCGACTGCGGGGAGATCACCCTCCACCCCGACGACGACGCCCACTACATCCGCCTGGTGCAGGCGCTGCACGGGGCCGCCGAGCGGCTGTCCGGCCTCGGCCCCGACCCCGGCCCCGGCCCGGAAGTGGAGCTGACACCCGGTCCGGTCCTGATCGGCCCCCGTCACCGGAGAGCGGACCCGGGCCGGGGCTATGTGCTGACCGCCACCGTGCGCCACGGCCCGGCCGGCTCGGTCCACCTGGGCCGGTCCACCGCCACCGGCGCCGATGTGGTGGTCAAGCAGGCCCTGGGCCGCAGCGCCCGCGAGGCCCTGCGCCACGAGGCCGAGCTGCTCCGGCGGCTCGACGGCAGCGGCCTGACCCCGCGTCCGCTGGAACTGGTCCGGCAGGCCGACCGGCTGCTGCTGGTCCAGGAGCGCATCCCCGGCCGGCCGCTCGGCGCCTGGGTCGCCGCCCGCCTCACCCGGGACGGCGCCCCCGATGTGCCCTGGGAGGCCGCCCGGCCGATGGCCGCCGCCCTGGTCGACCTGGTCGAGCGGCTGCACGCCCATGACCTGGTGCTGCGCGGGCTCACCCCGGAGAACGTCATGGTCCGGCCCGACGGCGGGCTCCGGCTGGTCAACCTCCGGCCCGCCGCCGCCACCGGATCGGTCGTCCGCTGCGCCGGCACCCCCGGCTATCTGCCGCCCGAGGACCGGCGCCCCCGGCGCGGTCTGCGCAGCGCCCGGCCCGGCGACCTCCCCGCCGGAAGCTGCCTGGCCCAGCCCACCGGGGACCTCTTCGCCCTGGGCGGCCTCTTCTTCCTGCTCGCCACCGGCCACGATCCGCTGCTGCCGGACGGCCCCGGCCCCCGCCCCGCCGAGGACCGCCTGGCCCGCTGGCTCGCCCTCGCCGCCCGCACCGGCCGGACCGCCCGCCGCCTCGCCCCGGCCGTCCTGGGGCTGCGGCGCAGCGACCCCGGCGAGCGGATGGGTCTCGGGGAGGTCCGGCGGCTGCTGTGCGACGGCACCCCCCGGCCGTCCTCCGCCGCCCCGCCACCGGCCCACCACCCGGCCGCGCCGGACCGCATCCCCCGCGACGGCTCCCACGCCGCCCGCCACCCCCACCCCACCCGGGCAGCCACCCCATGA